aaacaaaacactgAACCAATATCTAATTTTGCAAGTCAGCAGGGTATTAAGTTCAATTTTATACCTGCTTACGCTCCTCACTTCGGCGGCATTTGGGAGGCCGGCGTTAAATCGGCTAAATACCACATCAAACGCGTTATCGGCAATAGTAATTTAACATTTGAGGAAATTATTACGTTGTTTGCACAAGTGGAGGCGATTCTTAATAGCCGTCCCTTGTGTCCTTTGTCATCCAGTCCCAATGACCTCCTCTCCTTGTCCCCAGGGCACTTCATCATAGGCCGGCCGCTAAACGCGCTGCCTTTACCAGCCTTGGTAGAAAAAGACAACAACAATCGCAACAGATATAAGCGCCTTGAAACCATAAGGCAGCATTTCTGGCAGAGGTGGCAAAAGGAATATTTATCGGAGCTGCAGCAGCGAACGAAGTGGCGCAAGGACAATGCTAAGCTCAACGTTGGTGACATGGTACTGCTGGCGGAAGATAACACTCCTCCATTAAGCTGGCGCCTAGGTCGAGTTCTACGACTGTTCCCTGGACCAGATGGAGCAGCACGAGTCGCGGAAGTCAAAACTCAGCGAGGTTGCGTTCGCCGTCCGTTCACTCGTCTATGCCCGCTGCCCACCGCTGACGAACTACAGGCTTGAAAGGAACCTTTCAAGGGCCGGGAATATGTTGCGGCTAACGCCTCACGTCGTCGAAAGTTTTAAACACGTCAATCCAGTGATtgctattaaacttttaataggcGCTTGCGCACCACATTGTTCTTcagctaatttattttgaactgtCACTCCAATACGAACTACCATATCGGTCACACTGTAACAcggaatatttttgcaatataaagttttttatatctAATTTGGACTTTAATTAGCCCCAGTGTATACTCTAAATATACACTCTGCATCCAGCGCTACTCCGCTCTTCACAATAGGGATGTCCTCCGTCCTCTTGCTGGTCCTGTTCAGGACCCGGTAGATCCCTTCCCAGACCCCCTCCGTGTCCTGTTTTCCGCAGAATTCCTTCCAACTCTCGACCTGAGCCTTCACTACCGCTTCCTGGTACTCTACCTTTTTTAGGAGGTACTCCTGAACAACCTTTGTTCTTCGGATTGGCGCGGCGCAGCGGATCCTCCTCTTCCTGGTCGCGACTTCTTTCTTCAGGTCCGCTAGGTGCTGGGACCACCACGGTGTGCTCGGTTTCTCCACCTGTGCAGCTTTTGGAATCGTCTGGTTGCAGGCCTCCTTGATGGCCAAGGTGTACTTTTCGACGATGTTGTCGAGGTCTCCTCCATCGTTCACCTTGGCCACTTCCTCCTTCGTGAGGCCACTTTCTTGCCAATACTGGCCCAGTTTCTCATGAAACTGGGGCCAGTTTGCCTTCCGCGTGTTGTAGGTCCTCGTGGTGCGGTGTACTCTACAACCAGACGATTTCTGCAAGTTGAGCAGTATTTCTAGCGCGTTGTGGTCCGAGCTTGTGACGCCATCCCTCACGCTCCAGTCTTCGACCAGTTCTAGGACATCTTCCGTGCACGCCGTGACGTCGATGTGGCTGCTCAGGTACCTGTTTCCTCTGACAACTTCGAAGGTAGGTTTTCCGCCTCTGTTCAATGTGTGAAGGCCCAGTTCGTCGAGAGTTGATAGGAGCTCCTCGCCCCTGCTGTCGGTCTCTGTGCCACCCCACCAGATACTCTTCGCGTTTACGTCGCCACCCAGGAGCAGTTTTCTGGTCCCCGTGGCGAGTACCACCCTTCTGATTTCCTGGAGGTACGGCTCTATTGGCTTATCCGGCTCAAAGTAGAGGGAGCCTAGCGTGATCTCCCAGGCGCTTGTCCTGATCCCCACCACAACAATATTGTTGTTGGTGAGTTCTGGGTACTGAACCACGTTAAGGCTCGGATCGAAAACTGCGATCGCGGCCTTAACAGTACCCTCCCCGGGACTTGCGTTCTGGAAGATTCGAACGCCTCTAAACTCCTTCATACTTTTCGCCCCGCCGACGTACGGCTCCTGGATCAGTGCGGCTGCGGCTCGGCTGTTGACGGCTTCCATTATCAGCTCCTCGGTGGCGATCCTGGTCTCTGCAGGTTTGCTTGGAGTATCTGGTATGGCTTCCTGCCGGTCTCCGTGACAATTTTAGCAATAGGCCACTGTCGCCCGCGCTATTTCGTCCCAGCGTTTCCTAACGCGGCACTCGGGACTGAAAGCGTTGTGGCCTATGTTCTGCTCCTTTGCCTTGGCGCAGTTTCGGCATTCCGGGGGTTCGCCTGCCAGGTGTTGTGGGCATTCTGCTCTTAGGTGCGGGCCGCCGCAGTGGCTGCACAGGTCCACCGCCTCCTTGCAGAGCCGTCTTCCGTGCCCGTAGCCCAGGCACCGGGTGCACTGGATCAAGGGCGACTGATCTTCCACCCACAAGGGCTGAAGGTCCACTCTCAAGCGCCCCTTTTCCAGCGCTCTCCTCCAGACTATTGGTGACGTACTCAGGACGACGTTGCAAGTGTGCGGGTTTCTTGCTCTCCTTTTGTATCTCACAGAGATACGGGCGTCCTCCCCGTCGAGGCCGCGGAAAACGTCCCCATTGTTGCCTCTCAGGGCCGCCACTATCTCCTCGTCACTGAGGATCTTTATGACGCCCCTGAGCAGCAGCAGCGGGTCCCTGTTCTTCGCTTCCTCCACGTGGAGGTTTTGCCCGGACCTCTGCATCCTGCTAATCATTTCTCTTCTGCCTTCCTTTGTTTTGCACCCTACTATCACTTTCCTCTCTCTTCCTTTCCTCACTCTTTCTATATCTATTCCTCCACCTTCTATATTAGCGGCTTTCCTTACTTTATTCAGGACCTCGTCCCCTGTCTCCTCGGTGTCGTTTGAGGTAACGATGATAGAGTGCAGTGCGGTCCGGACCGGTGCGAGGTTCTTTGGTTGCGCAGCTGCAACGCTCGCATAGGTCAATTTATGCTGCGTTTCCATTGCGCTGCGCAACTCCTCTATCTTTTTCCCGTTCTCCTTTATCAGTTCGCACTGCTCCTCTATTTTCTTGAGGAAGAGGTTTTCGTCCAACTTTGCTATTGTAAGTTCCGCGTCCCGCGCGGTTTCGGCAATCTCTCCCTTTTCTGTGG
The nucleotide sequence above comes from Anticarsia gemmatalis isolate Benzon Research Colony breed Stoneville strain chromosome W, ilAntGemm2 primary, whole genome shotgun sequence. Encoded proteins:
- the LOC142985763 gene encoding uncharacterized protein LOC142985763; protein product: MTLRRFIARRGKPLEIFCDNGRNFVAAAKEIGDFIKQNTEPISNFASQQGIKFNFIPAYAPHFGGIWEAGVKSAKYHIKRVIGNSNLTFEEIITLFAQVEAILNSRPLCPLSSSPNDLLSLSPGHFIIGRPLNALPLPALVEKDNNNRNRYKRLETIRQHFWQRWQKEYLSELQQRTKWRKDNAKLNVGDMVLLAEDNTPPLSWRLGRVLRLFPGPDGAARVAEVKTQRGCVRRPFTRLCPLPTADELQA